The proteins below come from a single Drosophila suzukii chromosome X, CBGP_Dsuzu_IsoJpt1.0, whole genome shotgun sequence genomic window:
- the LOC139353427 gene encoding uncharacterized protein produces MRSVIQQRGFCKSQITRAHNNATKFVEDIQSIPTLVARLAQLQDNYLRFVRLTEDLYAYESEEGWEDPAEDVDIYEEKHYATYAILSNTLEDLKAEVANNTLLVSDQSFNTTRRSHVDFQFERIKLPTFSGNYEDWKHFSDMFTASIASNTNFTECQRFHYLKSYLSGEALALVKHIPVTNENYSEAWDKLEKRYNKKPLIIRSFLNSFLTLPSATTSSISTVRKLVDGADEVIRGLRALQCDERDPWLIFILLSKLDPETRQSWAQRAESENSSVTIEQFLTFLTSHCDTFEAFQLGRAPQARRSAATHHADAHQRRDDNKCLYCQQAHQLYRCDQFLTLDIAARREFLKTRKLCFNCLSASHMVGNCTSKNTCRVCRRKHHTLVHDTPQPFRPGEPNESPSVNTGNLSSTPRDRSFSTNNKLRTHEETPSGSVPPVGNNYTHHTLENIPYAGSQTLLPTILADVDDAWGNTTKCRMLLDTGSTITLASESFVQRIGVHRTHARISILGLAANNAGHTRGRAHFKLRSRHSDHIIEMDSFILSSLTSSLPAQTIDTSSSTWKEISALPLADPTFCTPGSIDVIVGSDQLWSLYTGERKYFGKNYPIALNTIFGWIIAGSYTACDDHITPAVTHHADLDTMVRSFMEMDNVQPNQSLLDSSDPTESHFANTHTRSEDGVYIVEYPFKDGAPPIESTLPQATNRLVSLERRFRRHPELKKQYEEFLDDYLQRGHMEQLTSAQVMDDPDTCVYLPHHAVIKQDSLTTKCRVVFDGSGKDSSGISLNDRLHIGPPIQRDLLGVCLRFRQHRYVLCADIEKMFRGIQVSRRHTNFQRIVWRKNENEPMLHFRLLTVTYGLAPSPFLAVRVLKQLADDHRLEYPAASQALSQDAYVDDIPTGCDSVEDLLVLKTELIGLLGKAKFKLRKWSSNCWNLLQSLPEEDRCYDPKQLTKGSPMESPVKVLGIQWNPGRDVMFVKPTEFDLSIVPTKRELLSQLSKIYDPLGIAAPTTVLLKLIFQESWTAVIHWDEPIPEALNARWRALVEDFSSLTKCQVPRYIAAPYQHIQLHGFADASMHAYGAVVYSRVASDGKFHINLVAAKTRVAPIKSVSIPRLELNAALLLTRLLTIVKASLTIPVNNTICWTDSEIVLHWLSAPPRNWNTYVCNRTAEILSEYPRSCWSHVRSEDNPADCASRGLHPSKLLDHELWWKGPSWMALPQYEWPLSTTKFRVDTHLEARAEERPAKPTTLHSFPDESMDELLINKISSWTRLIRVTSYCYRFIHRLRLQHRPYSEYLTSTELQAARNQLLRHIQRKAFQREYTQLENGRQLHAKSQLIRFSPFLDKDGLMRVGGRIERSTLNYNAKHPVIIPKSSPVAELLVRHSHVTNLHTGVDATFTNLRQQYWILGARNIVRKTVFQCKRCFLQRKSTSSQIMGELPVPRVQASRCFQHTGLDYAGPISIKGSTGRTPVIGKAWFAVFVCLTTKALHIEAVTDLTTKAFIAAFQRFIARRSKPTDLYSDNGTTFHGSKRVLDEMRLLAMEQRKDENLANFFANEGILWHFIPPSAPHFGGIWEAGVRSIKLHMKRIMGSSALTFEELSTVLIQIEALLNSRPLCSSGDSTLDPLTPAHFLTGTPYTALPEPSRLDVPINRLERWTQLQAMVQGFWKRWHMEYLTSLHERTKWQLEDDNLKVDTLVVLKEPNLPPSKWILGRIQEVHAGQDDKVRVVTVKTAQGVFKRPITKLAILPLC; encoded by the coding sequence ATGCGGAGTGTGATTCAACAGCGGGGCTTTTGCAAAAGCCAAATCACTCGTGCGCATAACAATGCCACGAAATTTGTGGAAGATATTCAGTCAATCCCGACATTAGTCGCGCGATTGGCCCAGCTACAGGACAACTATTTGCGGTTTGTGCGACTTACGGAGGATTTGTACGCCTACGAGTCTGAAGAGGGTTGGGAAGACCCTGCTGAAGACGTTGATATATACGAGGAAAAACACTACGCTACATATGCTATTCTCAGTAATACGCTTGAAGATTTAAAGGCTGAAGTCGCTAACAATACTCTTCTTGTTTCCGATCAATCATTCAACACTACTCGCAGAAGCCATGTGGACTTTCAGTTCGAGCGAATCAAGCTCCCAACCTTTTCAGGAAATTATGAGGATTGGAAACATTTTTCGGACATGTTCACGGCATCGATTGCATCAAATACGAATTTCACTGAGTGCCAAAGATTTCACTATTTGAAATCATACCTGTCTGGCGAGGCACTCGCTTTAGTGAAACATATTCCCGTGACCAATGAAAACTACAGTGAAGCCTGGGACAAGTTGGAAAAGCGGTACAACAAAAAACCGCTTATTATCCGATCATTTCTGAACAGTTTTCTAACGCTACCTAGTGCCACAACCAGTAGCATCAGCACTGTGCGTAAATTGGTGGACGGCGCAGATGAAGTTATTCGTGGGTTAAGAGCACTTCAGTGCGATGAACGAGATCCCTggttaatatttatattattatcaaagttAGATCCTGAAACTCGGCAGTCATGGGCCCAGCGCGCAGAATCTGAAAATTCCAGTGTGACCATCGAGCAATTTCTAACCTTTCTCACATCTCACTGTGACACCTTTGAAGCCTTCCAACTCGGTCGCGCGCCTCAAGCTCGACGATCGGCTGCTACTCATCATGCTGACGCCCACCAGAGACGCGACGACAACAAGTGTTTATATTGCCAGCAGGCTCATCAACTGTACAGGTGTGACCAATTTCTAACCCTGGACATCGCAGCTCGCCGAGAATTCCTGAAAACCAGAAAGCTCTGTTTTAACTGCCTCAGCGCTTCACACATGGTCGGCAATTGCACATCGAAAAACACATGCCGGGTCTGCCGCCGCAAACATCATACATTGGTCCACGACACACCGCAGCCTTTTCGACCTGGAGAGCCTAATGAGTCACCTAGCGTAAACACTGGCAATCTGTCCTCAACCCCCCGAGATAGATCATTCAGCACAAACAATAAACTTCGCACTCACGAAGAGACACCATCAGGCAGCGTTCCTCCTGTGGGGAACAACTACACTCATCATACCCTGGAAAATATTCCGTATGCAGGTTCGCAAACCCTATTGCCAACCATTCTCGCAGACGTCGACGACGCTTGGGGAAATACAACAAAATGCAGAATGCTCTTAGACACGGGATCCACCATTACTTTGGCATCGGAATCATTTGTTCAGCGGATTGGCGTGCATCGAACGCATGCACGAATTTCAATTCTTGGTCTGGCCGCAAACAACGCCGGTCATACTCGAGGGCGCGCACACTTTAAGCTGCGCTCTCGGCATTCGGATCATATCATCGAGATGGACTCCTTCATTTTGTCCTCGCTGACGTCATCGCTTCCAGCGCAAACTATTGACACATCATCTTCAACCTGGAAGGAAATCTCAGCACTTCCCTTAGCAGATCCGACGTTCTGCACTCCTGGATCTATAGATGTCATCGTTGGATCTGATCAACTATGGTCTCTATATACCGgagaaagaaaatattttggtaAGAACTATCCCATCGCTCTCAATACAATTTTTGGTTGGATTATTGCAGGCTCGTACACTGCCTGCGACGACCACATCACTCCGGCCGTGACCCATCACGCGGATCTCGACACGATGGTTCGATCGTTCATGGAAATGGACAATGTGCAACCTAACCAATCTCTCTTGGACTCCAGTGATCCCACAGAGAGTCATTTCGCAAACACTCACACGCGCTCCGAAGACGGGGTCTATATCGTCGAGTATCCCTTCAAGGACGGAGCCCCGCCTATCGAATCAACTCTTCCCCAGGCCACCAACCGCCTAGTCTCATTGGAGCGACGGTTTCGTCGACATCCGGAACTCAAAAAACAATACGAGGAGTTTTTGGATGACTACTTGCAACGCGGTCATATGGAACAACTGACATCAGCCCAAGTAATGGACGACCCTGACACTTGCGTTTATCTACCGCATCACGCTGTCATCAAGCAGGATAGCCTGACGACCAAATGTCGGGTGGTCTTCGATGGATCTGGAAAAGACAGTTCTGGAATCTCCTTAAACGACAGACTTCACATTGGACCACCGATTCAGCGGGACTTGCTCGGGGTTTGCCTACGTTTCCGGCAGCACCGATATGTTCTATGCGCAGATATTGAAAAGATGTTTAGAGGGATTCAAGTTTCTAGGCGTCACACCAATTTTCAACGTATTGTGTGGCGCAAAAATGAGAATGAACCTATGCTTCATTTTCGCCTGTTAACAGTCACGTACGGCCTAGCGCCCTCTCCATTTCTGGCCGTTCGAGTTTTGAAGCAACTAGCTGACGATCATCGCCTCGAGTACCCGGCCGCATCACAAGCATTATCACAAGATGCTTATGTGGACGATATCCCAACTGGATGCGATTCGGTAGAAGATCTTCTGGTTCTAAAGACGGAGCTGATTGGACTCTTAGGAAAAGCGAAGTTCAAACTGCGGAAATGGAGCTCTAACTGCTGGAACCTTCTGCAATCATTACCTGAAGAGGATCGATGTTATGACCCAAAACAGCTCACCAAAGGTTCACCCATGGAATCGCCCGTCAAGGTCCTTGGAATTCAGTGGAATCCAGGTCGTGATGTAATGTTCGTCAAACCTACAGAATTCGATCTCAGCATTGTCCCCACGAAACGAGAACTATTATCGCAACTTTCCAAGATCTATGACCCACTCGGGATTGCAGCGCCTACCACCGTGCTTCTCAAGCTCATCTTCCAAGAAAGTTGGACCGCTGTAATACACTGGGACGAACCTATTCCTGAAGCCCTGAATGCACGCTGGAGGGCATTAGTAGAGGATTTCTCGTCGCTGACAAAATGCCAAGTACCTCGGTATATTGCTGCACCCTACCAACACATCCAACTGCACGGATTCGCAGACGCATCCATGCACGCGTACGGTGCTGTTGTTTATAGTCGAGTAGCATCGGATGGGAAGTTCCACATAAATCTCGTAGCCGCCAAAACACGTGTGGCTCCAATAAAATCAGTCTCAATTCCACGCCTGGAATTGAACGCTGCCCTACTCCTGACACGGCTGCTCACTATTGTTAAAGCGTCGTTAACTATTCCTGTTAACAACACGATCTGCTGGACAGATTCGGAGATCGTGCTACACTGGCTGTCCGCACCACCACGGAATTGGAACACATACGTCTGCAACAGAACGGCTGAGATACTGAGCGAATACCCACGTAGCTGCTGGAGCCATGTCCGCTCCGAGGATAATCCTGCCGACTGCGCATCCAGGGGACTTCACCCGTCTAAGCTTCTTGACCACGAACTTTGGTGGAAAGGCCCATCCTGGATGGCCTTGCCACAATACGAATGGCCTCTGTCTACTACCAAGTTCCGAGTTGATACACATTTGGAGGCCAGAGCAGAGGAACGTCCAGCCAAGCCAACAACTCTACATAGCTTTCCTGACGAAAGTATGGACGAGTTGCTCATCAACAAGATCTCATCCTGGACTCGGCTCATAAGGGTAACTAGCTATTGTTATCGCTTTATTCATCGTCTTCGTTTGCAGCACAGGCCTTATTCTGAGTACCTAACTTCAACGGAACTGCAGGCAGCACGAAACCAACTTCTTCGTCACATCCAACGAAAGGCCTTTCAAAGAGAGTATACGCAGCTAGAAAACGGACGCCAGCTTCATGCAAAATCGCAGCTGATCCGGTTTTCTCCATTTCTGGATAAGGACGGACTAATGCGAGTTGGCGGACGAATCGAGAGGTCGACCCTTAACTACAACGCCAAGCACCCGGTTATAATTCCAAAGAGTTCTCCAGTCGCCGAGCTCCTGGTACGACATTCTCATGTGACAAATCTTCACACTGGAGTGGACGCCACGTTCACAAATCTTCGACAACAGTACTGGATCCTGGGTGCACGAAATATCGTCCGAAAGACTGTCTTTCAATGTAAACGCTGTTTTCTCCAACGCAAGAGCACAAGTAGCCAGATCATGGGAGAGCTACCTGTACCTCGGGTTCAAGCCAGCCGTTGCTTTCAACATACCGGCTTGGATTATGCCGGGCCAATTTCAATTAAAGGTTCAACTGGGCGCACACCAGTGATCGGAAAGGCATGGTTCGCAGTATTCGTTTGTCTAACAACGAAGGCTCTCCACATCGAAGCAGTCACCGATTTAACAACCAAGGCCTTTATTGCCGCTTTCCAACGATTCATTGCTCGGCGATCTAAACCAACTGATCTCTACTCAGACAACGGTACCACCTTTCATGGCAGCAAACGAGTACTCGACGAAATGCGGCTGCTAGCCATGGAGCAACGCAAGGATGAGAATTTAGCAAACTTCTTCGCCAACGAAGGAATCCTGTGGCACTTCATACCGCCTTCTGCCCCACACTTCGGGGGAATATGGGAAGCCGGAGTTCGGTCCATCAAGCTACATATGAAAAGAATAATGGGGTCGTCAGCCCTAACCTTCGAGGAATTGTCTACAGTTTTAATACAGATTGAAGCCTTACTTAATTCCCGCCCTCTTTGCTCATCAGGGGATTCTACTTTGGATCCGCTTACTCCGGCCCATTTTTTGACTGGCACTCCCTATACTGCCTTACCGGAGCCATCCCGTCTAGACGTCCCCATCAACCGCTTGGAACGATGGACTCAACTACAAGCAATGGTCCAAGGCTTTTGGAAACGCTGGCATATGGAGTACCTAACCTCTCTGCACGAGCGCACCAAATGGCAACTGGAAGACGATAATTTGAAGGTCGACACACTGGTAGTGCTTAAGGAACCAAATCTACCTCCATCGAAATGGATTCTAGGACGTATCCAGGAGGTACACGCCGGACAAGACGACAAGGTCCGAGTTGTTACCGTCAAAACCGCCCAAGGAGTCTTCAAGCGGCCAATTACCAAATTGGCGATCTTGCCCCTTTGCTGA